One Streptomyces sp. B21-105 genomic region harbors:
- a CDS encoding SpoIIE family protein phosphatase: MTPERVPEDFAVVVDARGAIMVWSAAAEQLLGYGAAEAVGRPAADLLAAGLPESARRHVTAGRRATGEVALRHRSGDRVVLRLQATPMADAGPGRLWLVTGARPMGEPERAEPATAALWDLTLAQLPVPVAVYDRDARLVSANATMAHVMGLTVEEMRGRTLWEIEPTEPFDEYDRLQRQVLRTGETVFHEAHGRAPGETRERAWSMFISPLKDEAGRVLGVSAAVFDTTEQHWARRRLAVLNDAGLRIGSALDVTRTVEELADVAVEGFADFVTVDLLESVVLGDEPEPVRTDQPVVVRRAAQRSVLEGCPESVAAPGDAVRYPVMTPPMRTLIAGRGARHTAGEPGIQEWIRSSQARAETVSKYMIHSLMLVPLRARGVTLGLVHFLRHRTGDTFSEDDLLLAEEIVARAAVSVDNARRYTRERRTALALQRSLLPVRPRELTALEVAYRYLPAGSGVDVGGDWFDVIPLSGARVALVVGDVVGHGIHASATMGRLRTAVRTLADVDLAPDELLTQLDDLVLRLDREEGPEARGRAQDASGEVGATCVYAVYDPVSRRCTMARAGHPPPALVTPDGGVRFLDLPAGPPLGLGGLPFESVEVELAEGSLLALYTDGLVEAADRDIDAGLALLHRALSGPAAALAPLEETCDDVLRTVLSDRPGDDIVLMLARTAALDADKVRTWQVARDPAAVAGARKLAGEQLAAWGLTEAAFATELIVSELVTNAVRYGGDPIVLRLIRDTSLICEVSDGSGTAPHLRRARVFDEGGRGLLLVAQIAERWGTRQTSTGKTIWAEQSLPAGTEEPAPPGEPSQESSRRQSRRQS, translated from the coding sequence ATGACGCCGGAACGCGTGCCGGAGGACTTCGCGGTCGTCGTCGACGCCCGTGGGGCGATCATGGTGTGGAGCGCGGCAGCCGAGCAGCTGCTGGGGTACGGGGCCGCCGAGGCGGTGGGCCGGCCGGCCGCCGACCTGCTCGCCGCGGGGCTGCCCGAGTCGGCGCGGCGGCATGTCACCGCCGGCCGCCGGGCGACCGGCGAGGTGGCGTTGCGGCACCGCAGCGGCGACCGGGTCGTGCTGCGGCTGCAGGCGACGCCGATGGCGGACGCCGGCCCCGGGCGGCTCTGGCTGGTGACCGGCGCGCGACCGATGGGCGAACCCGAACGGGCCGAGCCGGCCACGGCCGCCCTGTGGGACCTCACCCTCGCGCAGCTCCCCGTCCCGGTGGCGGTCTACGACCGTGACGCGCGGCTGGTGTCGGCCAACGCGACGATGGCCCACGTGATGGGCCTGACCGTCGAGGAGATGCGGGGCCGGACCCTGTGGGAGATCGAGCCCACGGAGCCGTTCGACGAGTACGACCGGCTGCAGCGGCAGGTTCTGCGCACCGGCGAGACCGTGTTCCACGAGGCGCACGGCAGGGCGCCCGGCGAGACCCGGGAACGCGCCTGGTCGATGTTCATCTCACCCCTGAAGGACGAGGCCGGCCGGGTGCTCGGCGTCTCGGCGGCCGTCTTCGACACCACCGAACAGCACTGGGCGCGCCGTCGCCTCGCGGTCCTCAACGACGCCGGCCTGCGCATCGGCAGCGCCCTGGACGTGACCCGCACGGTGGAGGAACTGGCCGACGTGGCCGTCGAGGGGTTCGCCGACTTCGTCACGGTGGATCTGCTGGAGTCCGTCGTCCTCGGCGACGAGCCGGAACCGGTGCGCACGGACCAGCCCGTCGTCGTACGCCGCGCGGCGCAGCGGTCGGTGCTCGAGGGCTGCCCGGAGTCGGTGGCGGCCCCGGGCGACGCCGTGCGCTATCCGGTCATGACACCGCCGATGCGCACGCTGATCGCCGGCCGGGGCGCCCGGCACACGGCCGGCGAGCCGGGGATCCAGGAGTGGATCAGGTCCTCCCAGGCCCGCGCCGAAACCGTCTCGAAGTACATGATCCACTCGCTGATGCTGGTCCCGCTGCGCGCCCGCGGAGTCACCCTCGGCCTGGTGCACTTCCTGCGGCACCGCACCGGGGACACCTTCAGCGAGGACGACCTGCTGCTCGCCGAGGAGATCGTCGCGCGGGCGGCGGTGAGCGTCGACAACGCCCGCCGCTACACCAGGGAACGCCGCACGGCGCTGGCGCTCCAGCGCAGCCTGCTGCCCGTGCGGCCGCGTGAGCTGACGGCGTTGGAGGTGGCCTACCGCTATCTGCCCGCCGGGTCCGGCGTCGACGTGGGCGGCGACTGGTTCGACGTCATCCCGCTGTCCGGCGCCCGGGTCGCGCTGGTCGTGGGCGACGTGGTGGGCCACGGCATCCACGCGTCGGCCACGATGGGCCGGCTGCGGACCGCCGTACGGACCCTCGCGGACGTAGACCTCGCCCCCGACGAACTGCTCACCCAGCTCGACGACCTCGTCCTCAGGCTCGACCGGGAGGAGGGCCCGGAGGCCCGCGGGCGCGCGCAGGACGCGTCCGGGGAGGTCGGGGCGACCTGCGTGTACGCCGTGTACGACCCGGTGTCCCGGCGGTGCACCATGGCCCGCGCCGGGCATCCGCCGCCCGCCCTGGTCACCCCCGACGGCGGCGTGCGGTTCCTGGACCTGCCGGCCGGGCCGCCGCTCGGGCTCGGCGGGCTGCCGTTCGAGTCCGTCGAGGTGGAGCTGGCCGAGGGCAGCCTGCTCGCCCTCTACACCGACGGCCTGGTCGAGGCCGCCGACCGCGACATCGACGCCGGTCTCGCCCTGCTGCACCGGGCGTTGAGCGGCCCGGCCGCGGCGCTGGCGCCGTTGGAGGAGACCTGCGACGACGTGCTGCGCACGGTGCTGAGCGACCGTCCCGGCGACGACATCGTGCTGATGCTGGCGCGCACCGCCGCGCTGGACGCCGACAAGGTGCGCACCTGGCAGGTGGCTCGCGATCCCGCGGCGGTGGCCGGGGCGCGCAAGCTGGCGGGCGAACAGCTGGCCGCGTGGGGACTGACGGAGGCCGCGTTCGCCACCGAGCTGATCGTCAGCGAACTCGTCACGAACGCCGTGCGGTACGGCGGCGACCCCATCGTGCTGCGGCTCATCCGCGACACGTCGCTCATCTGCGAGGTCTCCGACGGCAGCGGCACCGCCCCGCACCTGCGGCGGGCCCGGGTCTTCGACGAGGGCGGGCGCGGGCTGCTCCTCGTCGCCCAGATCGCGGAGCGCTGGGGCACCCGCCAGACGTCCACCGGCAAGACCATCTGGGCGGAACAGTCCCTTCCGGCCGGGACGGAGGAGCCGGCGCCGCCCGGGGAGCCGTCCCAGGAGTCGTCCCGGAGGCAGTCCCGAAGGCAGTCCTAG
- a CDS encoding RNA polymerase sigma-70 factor encodes MALTMSEVDRFEAARPRLGAIAYRLLGSASEAEDAVQETYLRWQAADVERIEVPEAWLTKVLTNLCLNQLTSARARRETYVGQWLPEPLLAGDPMLGPADTAEQRESVSYAVLALLERLSPNERAVYVLREAFDYPHREIAAILDLTESASQQIFHRAKKHVAEGRTRTEIDEAAARRIIDEFLEAATSGRTEPLVRLLTQDAVSIGDGGGKVPARAKAFEGALAVAKFLRGLFKPGEAKRALVGESIEMYAATANGGPAVVAVVDGRVIGVMCLEVNDDGIAAVRNQVNPDKLERATEQWVTADHGEPLIVAF; translated from the coding sequence ATGGCCCTGACCATGAGCGAAGTGGACCGGTTCGAGGCGGCGCGACCCCGTCTGGGGGCCATCGCCTACCGCCTCCTCGGCTCGGCCAGCGAGGCGGAGGACGCCGTACAGGAGACCTACCTGCGCTGGCAGGCCGCCGACGTCGAGCGCATCGAGGTCCCCGAGGCCTGGCTGACGAAGGTGCTCACCAACCTGTGCCTCAACCAGCTCACCTCGGCCCGCGCACGGCGTGAGACCTACGTGGGCCAGTGGCTCCCCGAGCCGCTGCTCGCCGGGGACCCGATGCTCGGCCCGGCCGACACGGCCGAACAGCGCGAGTCGGTGTCGTACGCGGTGCTCGCCCTGCTGGAGCGTCTCTCCCCCAACGAGCGGGCGGTGTACGTGCTGCGGGAGGCGTTCGACTACCCGCACCGGGAGATCGCCGCGATCCTCGACCTCACCGAGTCCGCCAGCCAACAGATCTTCCACCGCGCCAAGAAGCACGTCGCGGAGGGCAGGACCCGCACCGAGATCGACGAGGCCGCCGCCCGGCGGATCATCGACGAGTTCCTGGAGGCCGCGACCAGCGGCCGCACCGAACCGCTCGTGCGGCTGCTGACCCAGGACGCCGTCTCGATCGGGGACGGCGGCGGAAAGGTCCCGGCCCGCGCCAAGGCGTTCGAGGGCGCCCTCGCCGTCGCGAAGTTCCTGCGGGGCCTGTTCAAGCCCGGCGAGGCCAAGCGCGCCCTGGTCGGCGAGTCGATCGAGATGTACGCCGCGACCGCCAACGGCGGCCCCGCCGTCGTGGCGGTCGTCGACGGACGGGTCATCGGCGTCATGTGCCTGGAGGTCAACGACGACGGCATCGCCGCGGTCCGCAACCAGGTCAACCCCGACAAGCTCGAACGCGCGACCGAGCAGTGGGTGACCGCCGA